One genomic region from Athalia rosae chromosome 3, iyAthRosa1.1, whole genome shotgun sequence encodes:
- the LOC105686758 gene encoding checkpoint protein HUS1, which translates to MKFRCRMVNGVAMRDFTNVANTISRLARTCVMKLTTHEVCFHVGDDRSPIAWTVLSQKQFFSEYTMIGVSDEHNEIYLEFSPSMLAKCLSSLKMAAKSVKIKLTNKEQPCLTIEIDQVPSFSSESRQCVHDVPVTVIPRKEWSEFQAPVVPSFDISIDMPELKHLRNVVDQMGKMSPTLIITASRSGKFILKVETSFATVATHFQDLRVQGESQNQDEEEKVTATVDIKKFAMFLTWDVIKADSVTCNIVADRLINMYMNIENHMEIHYFIPAVASA; encoded by the exons ATGAAATTCAGATGCAGAATGGTTAATGGCGTAGCCATGCGGGATTTTACTA ATGTCGCGAACACTATCTCACGCCTCGCAAGGACATGTGTAATGAAATTGACAACGCATGAGGTCTGCTTCCACGTAGGTGATGACCGGTCGCCAATTGCTTGGACAGTTTTGTCGCAAAAGCAATTTTTCAGCGAGTATACAATGATTGGGGTATCAGATGAACACAATGAGATATACTTGGAGTTCTCACCTTCTATGCTGGCTAAATGTTTAAGCTCCTTGAAAATGGCTGCTAAaagtgtgaaaataaaactgaccaACAAAGAACAACCCTGTTTAACGATTGAAATAGATCAAGTACCCTCTTTTAGCAGCGAGTCTCGGCAATGTGTTCACGATGTGCCAGTAACAGTAATTCCTAGAAAAGAGTGGAGTGAATTTCAAGCACCAGTGGTACCATCATTTGAT ATTTCTATCGATATGCCAGAACTGAAACACTTACGAAATGTTGTGGACCAAATGGGGAAGATGAGCCCTACACTAATAATAACAGCATCAAGATCGGGAAAGTTTATCCTTAAGGTAGAGACAAGTTTTGCTACCGTTGCAACTCATTTTCAAGACTTGAGAGTACAGGGAGAAAGTCAAAACCAAGACGAGGAGGAAAAAGTTACAGCTACTGTTGATATTAAGAAATTTGCGATGTTCTTAACTTGGGACGTCATTAAAGCGGATAGTGTGACGTGCAACATTGTGGCAGACAGACTTATAAACATGTATATGAACATTGAAAACCACATGGAgatacattattttattccagcGGTAGCATCCGCATAG
- the LOC105686757 gene encoding nuclear pore glycoprotein p62 encodes MSFSFGQPTTQPSTQQGFSLGTTSQLTTGGTQGITFGAVAAGAGDANKITAPGFPQTAMQPQAKSDSQLFATRFAPATTLPSLGAISGFGTNPPKNTWSLLSNSTSGTPAQSSNLSFGAQVSTSIKTTPQLTQPGFQGSNPSNVTSLGNAFATPSNVQGFNFGANPATTASSVTFNLGGTPTTSAQPSGGLTFETPKPTPSEAPPGTATATTGGLSNLAFSVTPRSTAAPNFATGISSTPAATVFSLPSTTQPIQNVAAGTTTAPVSSATGTFSLSAPTSQPAQSTAATFNLGSTATTTPTATGFNLTAPAATSSFGIGSTVPTTSTLGFNLGTTTSAATTAGFNFGKSSAPTVSTTATTSAPQTSLGTATNVTASTAATSQPAGLNFCQLEEAINKWTLKLEEQEKAFVNQATQVNAWDRLLIANGNKIVSLNQEVERVELEQQQLEHELDYVVGQQRELQDCLVPLEKELASVSAIDPEREYTYRLAENLDTQLKQMSEDLKEIIEHLNEANRSQDSSDPIVQIGKILNAHMNSLQWLDQRRALLQTKIQQIDSMHQNFRQEHERSFNLAYN; translated from the exons atgagtttttCATTTGGCCAACCGACTACTCAGCCCTCAACCCAGCAAGGATTTTCTCTGGGTACTACTTCTCAACTAACAACAGGAG gtacACAGGGGATCACGTTTGGTGCTGTAGCAGCAGGTGCTGGCGATGCTAACAAAATCACAGCTCCAGGTTTCCCTCAGACGGCTATGCAGCCGCAAGCAAAATCTGACTCGCAGTTATTCGCTACCAGGTTTGCTCCAGCTACCACTCTACCTAGTCTTGGTGCAATTTCTGGTTTTGGAACAAATCCACCTAAAAATACGTGGTCCCTGCTCTCTAATTCTACAAGTGGGACTCCTGCACAATCTAGTAATCTAAGTTTTGGGGCACAAGTCAGCACCTCAATAAAAACAACTCCGCAATTGACTCAGCCAGGTTTCCAAGGATCAAACCCATCAAATGTCACGAGCTTGGGCAATGCCTTTGCCACACCATCGAATGTGCAAGGATTTAATTTCGGCGCTAATCCTGCCACTACTGCTTCCAGCGTCACTTTTAATTTAGGTGGCACACCAACTACTTCTGCACAACCATCCGGTGGTCTAACCTTTGAAACTCCAAAACCAACTCCCTCTGAAGCACCGCCAGGGACTGCTACCGCAACTACTGGAGGACTATCCAATCTTGCTTTTAGCGTTACGCCTAGATCCACAGCAGCGCCCAATTTTGCTACCGGAATCAGCTCAACTCCAGCTGCAACAGTCTTCAGTCTTCCATCCACTACTCAACCTATTCAAAATGTGGCAGCGGGAACTACCACCGCGCCAGTCTCCAGTGCAACAGGCACTTTCAGTCTCTCTGCACCTACATCTCAACCAGCCCAATCAACCGCAGCAACTTTCAATCTTGGCAGTACTGCTACAACCACACCAACTGCAACAGGTTTTAACCTGACAGCCCCAGCTGCGACGAGCTCTTTTGGTATCGGTAGTACAGTACCTACAACCTCGACACTTGGTTTCAACTTGGGTACAACAACATCTGCTGCAACAACTGCTGGATTTAATTTTGGCAAAAGTTCTGCACCCACAGTGTCCACCACGGCAACAACTAGTGCACCACAAACAAGTTTGGGGACTGCGACAAA CGTAACAGCATCGACCGCTGCAACGAGCCAACCTGCTGGACTGAATTTTTGTCAGCTTGAAGAAGCTATCAATAAATGGACGCTGAAGTTAGAAGAACAGGAAAAGGCTTTTGTCAATCAGGCAACTCAGGTCAATGCGTGGGACAGACTTCTCATTGCTAATGGAAACAAAATTGTGTCTTTAAACCAAGAAGTGGAACGAGTTGAACTGGAGCAACAGCAGTTGGAACACGAATTGGATTACGTG GTTGGTCAACAGAGAGAATTACAGGACTGCCTAGTGCCCTTGGAGAAAGAACTGGCATCCGTGTCTGCAATAGACCCAGAGCGAGAGTACACTTATCGTCTAGCAGAAAACTTGGATACTCAGTTGAAGCAGATGTCCGAGGACTTGAAAGAGATAATTGAGCACTTGAACGAAGCTAATCGATCTCAAGACTCGAGTGACCCAATCGTGCAGATTGGTAAGATCTTAAATGCACATATGAACAGCTTGCAGTGGTTGGATCAACGCAGAGCGCTTTTGCAGACAAAGATACAACAGATTGATTCAATGCATCAGAATTTTAGACAAGAGCATGAACGCAGTTTTAATTTAGCATATAATTAA
- the LOC105686207 gene encoding uncharacterized protein LOC105686207 isoform X1, translating into MGSNHLYSLSWGEFGSSLATAAQLLRGHGELVDVTLAAGGRSFAAHKIVLCAASPFLLDLLKSTPCQHPVIMLAGIGADDLESLLEFVYRGEISVEPSQLPSLLQAAHCLNIHGLTPPTVLTENGEEIPLSAIPAASEALARDVINSYLPLRRRKRRTKSSSSSCKWPRTDDNHDTENRPLDGHNQESRTMDYDRKHDDSSGNHGDDAGDGNSKARSMSDQPATCPLCGAILRQSRNLRRHLELLHFGNGKSSKNNVRVRHRKTERNDDFHRASQILLNNRELHTGAADLSSLTSSRVEHPHMRSTESSDIQTVTPLSMASSAASVSSVSNLSLPGNIMVPGNLSGSGEQSCLSGSVPVSSCATPMGPPNNGIYSSDGTASMLSCLLPPLPSLPSLSSPHDVFRHGDILRAGVTYYDTSRQQSRHIHRADVT; encoded by the exons ATGGGAAGTAATCATCTATACAGTCTTTCGTGGGGAGAGTTTGGAAGCTCTCTTGCTACTGCTGCACAATTACTTAGGGGTCATGGGGAATTAGTTGATGTTACTTTAGCTGCTGGTGGAAGAAGTTTTGCGGCACATAAAATTGTACTTTGTGCCGCTAGCCCATTTTTGCTTGACCTGCTCAAG AGCACGCCTTGCCAACATCCTGTTATCATGCTGGCTGGAATTGGAGCAGATGACTTAGAATCTCTCTTAGAATTCGTTTATCGAGGCGAAATTAGTGTCGAGCCTTCTCAGTTGCCGTCACTGCTGCAGGCAGCCCATTGCCTCAATATTCATGGATTAACACCACCTACCGTCTTGACAGAG aatggAGAGGAAATTCCCCTATCTGCCATTCCTGCAGCCAGCGAAGCTTTGGCACGTGATGTTATCAATTCATATTTGCCACtcagacgaagaaaaagacgcacgaaatcttcttcttcatcctgCAAGTGGCCCAGAACAGATGATAATCATGATACTGAAAATCGCCCACTTGATGGACATAATCAGGAAAGCAGGACTATGGATTATGATCGTAAACATGATGACAGCAGCGGTAATCACGGAGATGATGCAG GAGACGGAAATTCGAAAGCCAGAAGCATGTCTGATCAACCTGCAACTTGCCCCTTATGCGGAGCTATCCTTCGTCAGTCAAGAAATTTGAGAAGACACTTGGAACTACTCCACTTTGGAAATGGTAAATCCAGTAAAAACAACGTTCGCGTTCGTCATAGGAAGACAGAGCGAAAtgatgattttcatcgtgctTCTCAAATACTCCTTAATAATCGAGAATTGCATACCGGAGCTGCTGATCTATCAAGCCTCACATCCTCCAGAGTTGAACATCCCCATATGAGATCAACGGAAAGTTCTGACATACAAACCGTCACTCCTTTATCCATGGCGTCTTCTGCTGCTAGTGTCTCTAGTGTTTCCAATTTGAGTCTACCAG GGAACATTATGGTTCCAGGAAATTTGTCAGGATCTGGAGAACAATCTTGTCTTTCAGGAAGTGTACCTGTGAGTTCGTGCGCCACTCCAATGGGTCCTCCTAATAATGGAATTTATTCTTCCGATGGAACGGCCAGCATGTTGAGCTGTTTGCTCCCGCCGCTGCCTTCTCTGCCATCTCTATCCTCTCCTCACGATGTCTTTCGACACGGAGATATCCTGCGTGCTGGTGTAACTTATTACGATACTTCAAGACAACAATCGAGGCATATTCATCGTGCCGATGTGACGTAA
- the LOC105686207 gene encoding protein tramtrack, alpha isoform isoform X2 → MGSNHLYSLSWGEFGSSLATAAQLLRGHGELVDVTLAAGGRSFAAHKIVLCAASPFLLDLLKSTPCQHPVIMLAGIGADDLESLLEFVYRGEISVEPSQLPSLLQAAHCLNIHGLTPPTVLTENGEEIPLSAIPAASEALARDVINSYLPLRRRKRRTKSSSSSCKWPRTDDNHDTENRPLDGHNQESRTMDYDRKHDDSSGNHGDDAGDGNSKARSMSDQPATCPLCGAILRQSRNLRRHLELLHFGNGKSSKNNVRVRHRKTERNDDFHRASQILLNNRELHTGAADLSSLTSSRVEHPHMRSTESSDIQTVTPLSMASSAASVSSVSNLSLPGNLSGSGEQSCLSGSVPVSSCATPMGPPNNGIYSSDGTASMLSCLLPPLPSLPSLSSPHDVFRHGDILRAGVTYYDTSRQQSRHIHRADVT, encoded by the exons ATGGGAAGTAATCATCTATACAGTCTTTCGTGGGGAGAGTTTGGAAGCTCTCTTGCTACTGCTGCACAATTACTTAGGGGTCATGGGGAATTAGTTGATGTTACTTTAGCTGCTGGTGGAAGAAGTTTTGCGGCACATAAAATTGTACTTTGTGCCGCTAGCCCATTTTTGCTTGACCTGCTCAAG AGCACGCCTTGCCAACATCCTGTTATCATGCTGGCTGGAATTGGAGCAGATGACTTAGAATCTCTCTTAGAATTCGTTTATCGAGGCGAAATTAGTGTCGAGCCTTCTCAGTTGCCGTCACTGCTGCAGGCAGCCCATTGCCTCAATATTCATGGATTAACACCACCTACCGTCTTGACAGAG aatggAGAGGAAATTCCCCTATCTGCCATTCCTGCAGCCAGCGAAGCTTTGGCACGTGATGTTATCAATTCATATTTGCCACtcagacgaagaaaaagacgcacgaaatcttcttcttcatcctgCAAGTGGCCCAGAACAGATGATAATCATGATACTGAAAATCGCCCACTTGATGGACATAATCAGGAAAGCAGGACTATGGATTATGATCGTAAACATGATGACAGCAGCGGTAATCACGGAGATGATGCAG GAGACGGAAATTCGAAAGCCAGAAGCATGTCTGATCAACCTGCAACTTGCCCCTTATGCGGAGCTATCCTTCGTCAGTCAAGAAATTTGAGAAGACACTTGGAACTACTCCACTTTGGAAATGGTAAATCCAGTAAAAACAACGTTCGCGTTCGTCATAGGAAGACAGAGCGAAAtgatgattttcatcgtgctTCTCAAATACTCCTTAATAATCGAGAATTGCATACCGGAGCTGCTGATCTATCAAGCCTCACATCCTCCAGAGTTGAACATCCCCATATGAGATCAACGGAAAGTTCTGACATACAAACCGTCACTCCTTTATCCATGGCGTCTTCTGCTGCTAGTGTCTCTAGTGTTTCCAATTTGAGTCTACCAG GAAATTTGTCAGGATCTGGAGAACAATCTTGTCTTTCAGGAAGTGTACCTGTGAGTTCGTGCGCCACTCCAATGGGTCCTCCTAATAATGGAATTTATTCTTCCGATGGAACGGCCAGCATGTTGAGCTGTTTGCTCCCGCCGCTGCCTTCTCTGCCATCTCTATCCTCTCCTCACGATGTCTTTCGACACGGAGATATCCTGCGTGCTGGTGTAACTTATTACGATACTTCAAGACAACAATCGAGGCATATTCATCGTGCCGATGTGACGTAA
- the LOC105686207 gene encoding uncharacterized protein LOC105686207 isoform X4, translating to MGSNHLYSLSWGEFGSSLATAAQLLRGHGELVDVTLAAGGRSFAAHKIVLCAASPFLLDLLKSTPCQHPVIMLAGIGADDLESLLEFVYRGEISVEPSQLPSLLQAAHCLNIHGLTPPTVLTENGEEIPLSAIPAASEALARDVINSYLPLRRRKRRTKSSSSSCKWPRTDDNHDTENRPLDGHNQESRTMDYDRKHDDSSGNHGDDAGDGNSKARSMSDQPATCPLCGAILRQSRNLRRHLELLHFGNGKSSKNNVRVRHRKTERNDDFHRASQILLNNRELHTGAADLSSLTSSRVEHPHMRSTESSDIQTVTPLSMASSAASVSSVSNLSLPGSVPVSSCATPMGPPNNGIYSSDGTASMLSCLLPPLPSLPSLSSPHDVFRHGDILRAGVTYYDTSRQQSRHIHRADVT from the exons ATGGGAAGTAATCATCTATACAGTCTTTCGTGGGGAGAGTTTGGAAGCTCTCTTGCTACTGCTGCACAATTACTTAGGGGTCATGGGGAATTAGTTGATGTTACTTTAGCTGCTGGTGGAAGAAGTTTTGCGGCACATAAAATTGTACTTTGTGCCGCTAGCCCATTTTTGCTTGACCTGCTCAAG AGCACGCCTTGCCAACATCCTGTTATCATGCTGGCTGGAATTGGAGCAGATGACTTAGAATCTCTCTTAGAATTCGTTTATCGAGGCGAAATTAGTGTCGAGCCTTCTCAGTTGCCGTCACTGCTGCAGGCAGCCCATTGCCTCAATATTCATGGATTAACACCACCTACCGTCTTGACAGAG aatggAGAGGAAATTCCCCTATCTGCCATTCCTGCAGCCAGCGAAGCTTTGGCACGTGATGTTATCAATTCATATTTGCCACtcagacgaagaaaaagacgcacgaaatcttcttcttcatcctgCAAGTGGCCCAGAACAGATGATAATCATGATACTGAAAATCGCCCACTTGATGGACATAATCAGGAAAGCAGGACTATGGATTATGATCGTAAACATGATGACAGCAGCGGTAATCACGGAGATGATGCAG GAGACGGAAATTCGAAAGCCAGAAGCATGTCTGATCAACCTGCAACTTGCCCCTTATGCGGAGCTATCCTTCGTCAGTCAAGAAATTTGAGAAGACACTTGGAACTACTCCACTTTGGAAATGGTAAATCCAGTAAAAACAACGTTCGCGTTCGTCATAGGAAGACAGAGCGAAAtgatgattttcatcgtgctTCTCAAATACTCCTTAATAATCGAGAATTGCATACCGGAGCTGCTGATCTATCAAGCCTCACATCCTCCAGAGTTGAACATCCCCATATGAGATCAACGGAAAGTTCTGACATACAAACCGTCACTCCTTTATCCATGGCGTCTTCTGCTGCTAGTGTCTCTAGTGTTTCCAATTTGAGTCTACCAG GAAGTGTACCTGTGAGTTCGTGCGCCACTCCAATGGGTCCTCCTAATAATGGAATTTATTCTTCCGATGGAACGGCCAGCATGTTGAGCTGTTTGCTCCCGCCGCTGCCTTCTCTGCCATCTCTATCCTCTCCTCACGATGTCTTTCGACACGGAGATATCCTGCGTGCTGGTGTAACTTATTACGATACTTCAAGACAACAATCGAGGCATATTCATCGTGCCGATGTGACGTAA
- the LOC105686207 gene encoding protein bric-a-brac 2 isoform X3: MGSNHLYSLSWGEFGSSLATAAQLLRGHGELVDVTLAAGGRSFAAHKIVLCAASPFLLDLLKSTPCQHPVIMLAGIGADDLESLLEFVYRGEISVEPSQLPSLLQAAHCLNIHGLTPPTVLTENGEEIPLSAIPAASEALARDVINSYLPLRRRKRRTKSSSSSCKWPRTDDNHDTENRPLDGHNQESRTMDYDRKHDDSSGNHGDDAVNERSEYSNHHGSRSPQPHHSVPLICEDSHAAANQDLPDSEPHLHTLMPMQQYSPLHIPSFPSSLNIGLPPSVPIPITSSAPGCASVNAMMLGASKIRGASDCPGVCPLCGATLRQARNLRRHLLSSCKYRFNANTGQHSSSDPMIIEIKPELEIPGYTGHSVNYGTDSGSSGCEQIECKPSPLPSSSPHGSLVSPHGSNMVSPHSNISSPTIAR, from the exons ATGGGAAGTAATCATCTATACAGTCTTTCGTGGGGAGAGTTTGGAAGCTCTCTTGCTACTGCTGCACAATTACTTAGGGGTCATGGGGAATTAGTTGATGTTACTTTAGCTGCTGGTGGAAGAAGTTTTGCGGCACATAAAATTGTACTTTGTGCCGCTAGCCCATTTTTGCTTGACCTGCTCAAG AGCACGCCTTGCCAACATCCTGTTATCATGCTGGCTGGAATTGGAGCAGATGACTTAGAATCTCTCTTAGAATTCGTTTATCGAGGCGAAATTAGTGTCGAGCCTTCTCAGTTGCCGTCACTGCTGCAGGCAGCCCATTGCCTCAATATTCATGGATTAACACCACCTACCGTCTTGACAGAG aatggAGAGGAAATTCCCCTATCTGCCATTCCTGCAGCCAGCGAAGCTTTGGCACGTGATGTTATCAATTCATATTTGCCACtcagacgaagaaaaagacgcacgaaatcttcttcttcatcctgCAAGTGGCCCAGAACAGATGATAATCATGATACTGAAAATCGCCCACTTGATGGACATAATCAGGAAAGCAGGACTATGGATTATGATCGTAAACATGATGACAGCAGCGGTAATCACGGAGATGATGCAG TTAACGAACGTTCGGAATATTCTAATCACCATGGGTCTCGTTCGCCACAACCGCATCATTCAGTGCCACTAATCTGTGAAGACTCTCACGCCGCTGCTAACCAGGATTTGCCGGACTCTGAACCACATCTTCACACATTAATGCCGATGCAGCAATATTCTCCATTGCACATACCCTCTTTTCCAAGTTCTCTCAACATTGGCTTACCTCCTAGTGTTCCGATCCCCATTACTTCCTCAGCTCCTGGGTGCGCCTCTGTAAACGCCATGATGTTGGGTGCATCCAAAATACGAGGTGCTTCCGATTGTCCAGGCGTTTGCCCCCTCTGTGGGGCAACACTTCGACAGGCTAGAAAtttgagacgtcaccttctgTCTTCGTGCAAATATCGCTTCAATGCTAACACCGGGCAGCATTCGTCGTCCGATCCAATGATCATTGAAATTAAACCTGAACTTGAAATTCCGGGGTATACTGGACATTCAGTTAATTATGGAACTGACAGTGGAAGCAGTGGTTGCGAACAAATTGAGTGTAAACCAAGTCCTCTGCCTTCTTCTTCGCCCCATGGGTCTTTAGTATCACCCCATGGATCGAACATGGTCTCTCCGCACAGTAATATTTCGTCACCGACCATAGCCAGATGA